Below is a window of Candidatus Aminicenantes bacterium DNA.
AGACGCCGTCTGGTCGACTCCGCTGCTCATCGAGCTCCTCGGCGATCCGACCGAAGAAGTGCGCGACATCGCGGTTCGCGAGCTCATCGCCCGCGAGGATTGCCCGCTGGACGACCTGTGCGACCGCCTGACGCGCCCGCCGTGGTTCTCCAAGAGCGCGGCGCTGCGCATCCTGGCCGCCAAGCGCAGCCGTTCCACGGCGAAGGCCGTCCGCGCCGTCGTCGATGACCCCAACGCCGATGTCCGCCGCTCGGCGGCCCTGGCCCTGGGCGAGATCGGCGGAGCCGAGGCCCGGGCTCTGTTGGTTCAGCTGATCAAAGACAAGAGCCCCTATGTCCGCCAGGCCGCCATGGCCGGGCTGGACAAGGTGTGCGAATTCCGGTTTTTATAGGGCTCTCTCCGTTCTTCGGGCTCGTGACGCTTGGAATTAATCGTCATGATCCCTTAGGCAACGAATCGACATCCCATACCCAAAAGCCGACACTCTGCCTAAGGAAC
It encodes the following:
- a CDS encoding HEAT repeat domain-containing protein, translated to MVKFLRRSPADDGDGTDPLLAELAFPRALDPEADPRLLAREIARKLEIIQSRPKKVRLLHAAAESDAVWSTPLLIELLGDPTEEVRDIAVRELIAREDCPLDDLCDRLTRPPWFSKSAALRILAAKRSRSTAKAVRAVVDDPNADVRRSAALALGEIGGAEARALLVQLIKDKSPYVRQAAMAGLDKVCEFRFL